In Pseudomonas poae, a single genomic region encodes these proteins:
- the ychF gene encoding redox-regulated ATPase YchF produces MGFNCGIVGLPNVGKSTLFNALTKSGIAAENFPFCTIEPNSGIVPMPDPRLDALAAIVNPKRILPTTMEFVDIAGLVAGASKGEGLGNKFLANIRETDAIAHVVRCFEDENVIHVSNSVDPKRDIEIIDLELIFADLDSCEKQLQKVARNAKGGDKDAVVQKGLLEQLIAHFTEGKPARSLMKNMGADEKAVIKGFHLLTTKPVMYIANVAEDGFENNPLLDVVKAIADEEGAIVVPVCNKIEAEIAELDDGEEKDMFLEALGLEEPGLNRVIRAGYEMLNLQTYFTAGVEEVRAWTVKVGATAPQAAGVIHTDFEKGFIRAEVIAYNDFIQYKGEAGAKEAGKWRLEGKEYIVKDGDVMHFRFNV; encoded by the coding sequence ATGGGATTCAATTGCGGCATCGTCGGCCTGCCCAACGTCGGCAAATCCACCCTGTTCAACGCCCTGACCAAGTCCGGTATTGCGGCGGAGAACTTCCCCTTCTGCACCATCGAACCCAACAGCGGTATCGTGCCGATGCCGGATCCGCGTCTGGACGCCCTGGCGGCCATCGTCAATCCAAAGCGCATCCTGCCGACCACCATGGAATTCGTCGATATCGCGGGCCTGGTTGCCGGCGCGTCGAAAGGTGAAGGCCTGGGTAACAAGTTCCTGGCCAACATCCGTGAGACCGATGCTATCGCCCACGTAGTCCGCTGCTTTGAAGACGAGAACGTAATTCACGTCTCCAACAGCGTCGACCCGAAACGCGACATCGAGATCATCGACCTGGAACTGATCTTCGCCGACCTCGACAGCTGCGAGAAGCAACTGCAGAAAGTCGCGCGTAACGCCAAGGGCGGCGACAAGGATGCAGTGGTCCAGAAAGGCCTGCTGGAGCAATTGATCGCACACTTCACCGAAGGCAAGCCTGCACGCAGCCTGATGAAGAACATGGGCGCCGATGAGAAGGCCGTGATCAAGGGCTTCCACCTGCTGACCACCAAGCCTGTGATGTACATCGCCAACGTGGCCGAAGATGGCTTCGAGAACAACCCGCTGCTGGACGTGGTCAAGGCCATCGCCGACGAAGAAGGCGCAATCGTCGTTCCGGTGTGCAACAAGATCGAAGCGGAAATCGCCGAGCTGGATGACGGCGAAGAAAAAGACATGTTCCTTGAGGCCCTGGGCCTGGAAGAGCCTGGCCTGAACCGTGTGATCCGTGCCGGTTACGAAATGCTCAACCTGCAAACCTACTTCACCGCCGGTGTTGAAGAAGTCCGTGCATGGACCGTCAAGGTCGGCGCCACCGCGCCACAGGCCGCCGGCGTGATCCACACCGACTTCGAAAAAGGCTTTATCCGCGCCGAAGTAATCGCCTACAACGACTTCATCCAATACAAGGGTGAAGCCGGTGCCAAGGAAGCCGGTAAGTGGCGTCTGGAGGGCAAGGAATACATCGTCAAAGATGGCGACGTGATGCACTTCCGTTTCAACGTGTAA
- a CDS encoding HrpE/YscL family type III secretion apparatus protein, which yields MFCAKKIELQSIAPNQPTTLIPREVLADYSQARQLLEQAQAQAQVLIRQAEAQCASVLETASEQFWERANAQLQRWESERQAMHDNLEQVATSVINTTLRSFLDEALPAQRLTALLNQLLDAQLPPIKATLVCHPLDREHVEQWLACVGDVPWTLRVENDAAAQSLMLETEDGGFHINWGDALDQLIPVSPCAVFK from the coding sequence ATGTTCTGCGCCAAGAAAATCGAACTGCAAAGCATTGCCCCCAACCAGCCGACAACGCTGATCCCCCGGGAAGTGCTCGCCGATTACTCCCAGGCCCGTCAGTTGCTCGAACAGGCCCAAGCCCAGGCACAGGTGCTCATACGCCAAGCCGAAGCACAGTGCGCAAGTGTGCTGGAAACCGCGAGTGAACAATTCTGGGAACGTGCCAACGCCCAGTTGCAGCGCTGGGAGTCGGAGCGCCAAGCGATGCATGACAACCTGGAGCAGGTTGCCACCTCAGTGATTAATACAACCCTTAGAAGCTTTCTGGATGAAGCGCTGCCCGCTCAACGTCTCACAGCATTGCTCAACCAACTGCTGGACGCTCAATTGCCACCGATCAAGGCGACCCTTGTGTGCCATCCACTGGACCGTGAACACGTCGAGCAATGGCTCGCTTGCGTTGGTGATGTGCCCTGGACACTGCGAGTCGAAAACGACGCCGCCGCCCAGTCGCTGATGCTTGAAACGGAAGACGGCGGATTTCATATCAATTGGGGCGACGCCCTCGACCAGCTTATTCCCGTCTCGCCCTGCGCTGTCTTCAAGTAA
- a CDS encoding type III secretion protein → MTRVLSSVTLISLLLAVAGCTATCRGDSCSRPQSSADKMVIWWPEHMRTQPGPSGERSDHQTISLER, encoded by the coding sequence ATGACCCGCGTACTGTCGAGCGTCACCCTGATAAGCCTGCTGCTGGCGGTGGCCGGCTGTACAGCCACCTGCCGGGGCGACTCCTGCTCACGCCCACAATCGAGCGCCGACAAGATGGTGATCTGGTGGCCCGAGCACATGCGCACGCAGCCCGGTCCCTCCGGAGAACGTTCAGATCACCAGACCATTTCACTGGAACGATGA
- a CDS encoding transcriptional regulator, producing MTYNLNDLVSGATTHVALSKGVDLLTMTAGAQRGLALQINRGALQARQVERVLERRFEQALVYDGCYVFANADGALVLWHSVVPGDRPLEDVLNRLLSLAGLDALHRL from the coding sequence ATGACCTATAACCTGAACGACCTAGTGAGTGGCGCCACCACTCACGTGGCCCTGTCGAAAGGGGTTGATCTGCTCACAATGACGGCAGGAGCACAACGTGGCCTGGCGTTGCAGATCAACCGTGGGGCGCTGCAAGCCAGGCAAGTAGAGCGTGTGCTGGAACGCCGTTTTGAACAGGCATTGGTGTACGACGGTTGTTACGTGTTTGCCAATGCCGACGGCGCGCTGGTGCTCTGGCATAGCGTTGTGCCGGGCGACAGGCCACTGGAGGACGTCCTAAACCGCTTGCTGTCGCTGGCGGGGCTTGATGCATTGCATCGTCTATAA
- a CDS encoding EscT/YscT/HrcT family type III secretion system export apparatus protein: MQVYLDYLPSLVIGMARIYPCAILVPAFCFQHIRGLPRHVIVMVLALMPMPSIHAALQGEEHSALMIVGLVLKETALGVLLGVLLSMPFWLFESVGALLDNQRGALTGGQINPSLGPDATPIGHMFKQLAIFLLMVTLGLGVLTQVIWDSYLIWPATTWLPLPAADGFSVFLGLVGDTFTHMMLYAAPFIAVLLLLEFGVALLSLYSPQLQVSSLAMPVKCLAGLAFLLLYMPLLQDLIVGRMSLLGDLKHSLGMMFRGMGA, translated from the coding sequence TTGCAGGTCTATCTTGATTATCTGCCCAGCCTGGTGATCGGCATGGCGCGTATCTATCCCTGCGCAATCCTGGTGCCGGCGTTCTGCTTCCAACATATTCGCGGCCTGCCTCGGCACGTGATCGTGATGGTCTTGGCATTGATGCCAATGCCGAGTATTCATGCGGCCCTGCAAGGCGAGGAGCATTCGGCATTGATGATCGTCGGGTTGGTGCTGAAGGAGACCGCCCTGGGCGTTCTGCTCGGCGTATTACTGTCCATGCCTTTCTGGTTGTTCGAGTCGGTAGGGGCATTGCTGGATAACCAACGTGGGGCGTTGACGGGCGGTCAGATCAACCCTTCCCTCGGCCCGGATGCAACCCCCATCGGCCACATGTTCAAGCAGTTGGCGATTTTCCTGTTGATGGTGACCTTGGGGCTGGGTGTTCTGACCCAGGTGATTTGGGACAGCTACCTGATCTGGCCTGCCACGACCTGGCTGCCCCTGCCGGCGGCGGACGGCTTCAGCGTGTTCCTGGGGCTGGTGGGCGATACCTTCACCCATATGATGCTGTACGCGGCGCCCTTTATCGCGGTGTTGCTGTTGCTGGAATTCGGCGTGGCGCTGCTGAGCTTGTACAGCCCGCAATTACAGGTGTCGTCGTTGGCGATGCCGGTGAAGTGTCTGGCCGGCTTGGCGTTTTTACTGCTGTACATGCCGTTGCTGCAAGACCTGATCGTCGGCCGCATGAGCTTGCTGGGTGACCTTAAGCATTCCCTTGGCATGATGTTTCGAGGGATGGGAGCGTGA
- a CDS encoding EscS/YscS/HrcS family type III secretion system export apparatus protein — translation MDPIVLFKQGMLLVVVLSAPPLIVAVIVGVLTSLVQALMQIQDQTLPFGIKLVAVGITLVMTGRWIGVELIQLINLTFDMIARSAST, via the coding sequence ATGGACCCGATCGTGCTGTTCAAGCAGGGCATGTTGCTGGTAGTCGTGCTGTCGGCGCCGCCGTTGATCGTGGCGGTGATCGTTGGCGTGCTGACCTCCCTGGTGCAGGCCTTGATGCAGATCCAGGACCAGACCCTGCCCTTCGGCATCAAGCTGGTGGCGGTAGGCATCACGTTGGTGATGACGGGGCGCTGGATTGGCGTGGAGTTGATCCAGTTGATCAACCTGACCTTTGACATGATCGCCCGTTCGGCATCGACCTGA
- a CDS encoding EscR/YscR/HrcR family type III secretion system export apparatus protein, with protein sequence MSFQGIDPFLLALFLGGVSLMPMLLIVCTAFLKIVIVLMITRNALGVQQVPPSMAINGIALAATLFIMAPVGYEIAQAVKVTPVDMSSVQAFQDTSSHAIQPLRAFMGRNTDPDILTHLVENSVRMWPPEMSQSTHRDDLILLVPAYVLSQLQSGFEIGFLIYIPFIVIDLIVSNLLLALGMQMVSPMTISLPLKLLLFVLVSGWSRLLDSLFLSYL encoded by the coding sequence ATGAGTTTCCAAGGTATCGACCCTTTCCTGCTAGCGCTGTTTCTCGGTGGCGTGTCGTTGATGCCGATGCTATTGATCGTGTGCACCGCGTTCCTGAAAATCGTCATCGTGCTGATGATTACGCGCAATGCCCTCGGCGTACAGCAGGTGCCGCCGAGCATGGCGATCAATGGTATTGCCCTGGCGGCCACGCTCTTCATCATGGCACCGGTGGGGTATGAGATCGCGCAGGCTGTCAAGGTGACCCCGGTGGACATGAGCAGCGTGCAAGCGTTTCAGGACACCAGCAGCCACGCGATCCAACCGCTGCGGGCCTTTATGGGGCGCAATACCGACCCTGACATCTTGACGCACCTGGTGGAAAACAGTGTGCGCATGTGGCCGCCGGAAATGTCCCAGTCCACCCACCGTGACGACCTGATCCTGCTGGTCCCCGCCTACGTGCTATCACAGCTGCAATCGGGGTTCGAGATCGGGTTCCTGATCTACATTCCGTTTATTGTGATCGACCTGATTGTCTCCAACCTGCTGCTGGCGTTGGGCATGCAGATGGTCTCGCCCATGACGATTTCGCTGCCTCTCAAGCTCCTCTTGTTTGTGCTGGTTTCCGGGTGGTCGCGGTTGCTCGACAGCCTGTTCCTGTCTTACCTCTGA
- a CDS encoding YscQ/HrcQ family type III secretion apparatus protein → MMISPLTLPVVDSATVAASRRLGRGLRMPFQAAGQRGELIVEPGNAPIGQSALGFETACGVLTFAEPGPVLSLLGDCPVTLAAQGNAADAWFWALFQHQLSPQVQSLLGFLRLQEGMRPAPFSCRLTVTLGQSRVVDCLRMTPETFLALCAAGPWQPLAQPLPSSLPLSVSLLLGRSQLSISKVSSIRPGDVLMLEQPMFNPGGDGHVCLGRHHLRGRLDDDNGTLRFTVFSIEDLRVDDASTDQSQGYDWVEPSPSDEQAPVDVFGHEPFDELAMGLSVRCGTLQLSLGELRQLAPGAVVGVSGYAPGMAGLYYGDRPIGHGKLVDVDGRLGLQLSRVIFSR, encoded by the coding sequence ATGATGATTTCACCGCTCACATTGCCTGTGGTCGACAGCGCGACGGTAGCCGCCTCTCGTCGGCTGGGACGTGGCCTGCGCATGCCGTTCCAGGCCGCCGGCCAGCGCGGCGAACTGATCGTTGAACCAGGTAATGCGCCTATCGGGCAAAGCGCCTTGGGCTTCGAAACCGCGTGTGGCGTGCTGACGTTCGCAGAGCCCGGGCCGGTGCTCAGTTTGCTCGGCGATTGCCCGGTGACGCTGGCGGCACAGGGCAATGCCGCCGATGCCTGGTTCTGGGCATTGTTTCAGCATCAACTCAGTCCTCAAGTGCAATCGTTGCTTGGCTTCTTGCGATTGCAAGAAGGTATGCGGCCAGCCCCGTTCAGTTGTCGGCTGACGGTAACGCTGGGGCAATCGCGGGTCGTCGATTGCCTGAGGATGACTCCGGAGACGTTCCTGGCGCTCTGTGCTGCGGGCCCCTGGCAACCGCTGGCGCAGCCGCTGCCCTCGTCGTTACCGCTGTCGGTGTCGCTGCTGCTTGGGCGTTCGCAGTTGTCCATCAGCAAGGTGAGCAGCATACGGCCCGGTGACGTGTTGATGCTGGAACAGCCGATGTTCAATCCCGGTGGTGACGGTCACGTGTGTTTGGGGCGCCATCACCTGCGAGGGCGTCTTGACGATGACAACGGCACTTTGCGTTTTACTGTTTTTTCTATCGAGGACCTACGTGTGGATGACGCGTCAACAGACCAGAGCCAGGGCTACGATTGGGTTGAGCCTTCACCTTCTGATGAGCAGGCCCCGGTCGATGTATTCGGGCATGAACCGTTTGACGAATTGGCAATGGGGCTGAGCGTTCGTTGCGGCACCTTGCAGTTATCCCTTGGGGAACTGCGCCAGCTCGCTCCCGGCGCGGTGGTGGGGGTGTCGGGATACGCGCCGGGGATGGCTGGCCTGTATTACGGTGACCGCCCTATTGGCCATGGAAAACTGGTGGATGTGGATGGGCGATTGGGCTTGCAACTGTCCCGAGTGATTTTTTCTCGATGA
- a CDS encoding type III secretion protein: protein MSLSELETLRRLRRYRADRAERALREAKREQQALLAHIDHAQAALEQTRQQQVLQSAQLLSEHQGQVVTLQVLKSWTAKEHTLSADTRREEDGLQALHEQTQAQVIEVQHAQKQASQCLRQVEKLQELSVLLAQELP from the coding sequence ATGTCCCTTTCTGAACTGGAGACCCTGCGACGGTTGCGCAGGTACCGTGCCGACCGTGCCGAGCGCGCGTTGCGTGAGGCCAAGCGCGAGCAGCAAGCGTTATTGGCACACATCGATCACGCCCAGGCCGCGCTGGAGCAGACGCGCCAACAGCAAGTCCTGCAAAGCGCGCAGTTACTGAGCGAGCACCAGGGGCAAGTGGTCACGCTGCAGGTACTCAAATCCTGGACCGCCAAGGAACACACCTTGTCTGCCGACACGCGTCGAGAGGAAGACGGTTTGCAGGCGCTGCATGAGCAGACGCAAGCCCAGGTGATCGAGGTACAACACGCGCAAAAGCAAGCCAGCCAATGCCTGCGTCAAGTGGAAAAGCTGCAGGAACTGTCGGTCCTGCTGGCGCAGGAATTGCCATGA
- a CDS encoding FliI/YscN family ATPase produces the protein MTQDLQGRLDAWQLRQASHLAAFAPVAVRGRIQRVNGMLLQCRLPQARIGDLCKVDKTGGDSMLAEIIGFDHQDAVLSALGNLEGVQVGASVERLGVPHRVRVGDDLLGQVLDGFGRPIAGDGPGAFVDADTQAATNVLCEAPLPTERPRISRALATGVRSIDGLLTLGEGQRVGLFAGAGCGKTTLLAEIARNVECDVIVFGLIGERGRELREFLDHELDDQLRAKAVLVCATSDRSSMERARAAFTATALAEGFRRKGQRVLLLIDSLTRFARAQREIGLAAGEPLGRGGLPPSVYSLLPRLVERAGVTREGVITAIYTVLIEQDSMSDPVADEVRSLLDGHIVLSRKLAERGHYPAVDILASLSRILSNVAEPGHIQAGTALRRLLSAYQQIELMLKLGEYQAGNDALTDRAVESRQAVDNFLRQDLREPSPLASTLEQLTELTAYVPF, from the coding sequence GTGACCCAGGATTTGCAGGGCCGCCTCGATGCTTGGCAATTGCGCCAAGCCAGCCACTTGGCCGCATTTGCGCCGGTGGCGGTGCGGGGCCGTATCCAGCGCGTCAACGGTATGTTGCTGCAATGCCGGTTACCCCAGGCGCGCATTGGCGACCTGTGCAAGGTGGATAAAACCGGCGGTGACAGCATGCTTGCCGAGATCATCGGCTTCGACCATCAGGATGCCGTGCTCAGTGCCTTGGGCAACCTTGAAGGGGTGCAGGTGGGGGCTAGCGTGGAGCGCCTGGGCGTGCCTCATCGCGTGCGTGTGGGGGATGATTTACTGGGGCAGGTGCTGGATGGTTTCGGGCGCCCGATTGCGGGTGACGGCCCTGGCGCGTTTGTCGATGCTGACACACAGGCGGCGACCAACGTGCTGTGTGAAGCGCCGCTGCCCACCGAGCGTCCCCGCATCAGCCGGGCACTGGCCACGGGGGTGCGTTCGATTGATGGCTTGCTGACCTTGGGCGAAGGCCAGCGGGTTGGTCTATTTGCCGGCGCCGGCTGCGGCAAGACCACCTTGCTGGCCGAGATCGCCCGCAACGTGGAGTGCGATGTGATCGTATTCGGCCTGATTGGTGAGCGGGGGCGTGAACTGCGTGAGTTTCTGGACCATGAACTCGACGACCAACTGCGTGCCAAGGCCGTGCTGGTGTGCGCTACATCGGATCGCTCCAGCATGGAGCGGGCACGTGCCGCGTTTACAGCCACGGCCCTTGCCGAAGGGTTTCGTCGCAAGGGGCAGCGCGTGCTGCTGCTGATCGATTCCCTGACTCGCTTTGCACGTGCCCAGCGTGAAATCGGCCTGGCGGCGGGTGAACCGTTGGGCCGGGGTGGGTTGCCGCCCTCGGTCTACAGCTTGTTGCCACGGCTGGTGGAGCGCGCCGGTGTGACCCGGGAGGGCGTGATCACCGCGATCTACACCGTGCTGATCGAACAAGACTCCATGAGCGACCCGGTGGCCGATGAAGTGCGCTCGCTGCTCGACGGTCACATCGTGTTGTCGCGCAAGCTCGCCGAGCGTGGGCACTACCCGGCCGTGGATATCCTGGCCAGCCTCTCGCGGATCCTGAGCAATGTGGCCGAGCCCGGGCATATACAGGCGGGTACCGCGCTGCGACGGCTGTTGTCGGCTTACCAGCAGATAGAACTGATGCTCAAGCTGGGGGAATACCAGGCGGGCAACGATGCCCTTACCGACAGGGCCGTGGAGAGCCGGCAGGCCGTCGACAACTTCCTGCGCCAGGACTTGCGTGAGCCCTCGCCACTGGCCTCCACCCTCGAACAACTGACGGAGCTGACGGCTTATGTCCCTTTCTGA
- a CDS encoding type III secretion protein: MFELRVLNGSQQGAALPLFGEQWCIGSSAEADLVLYDPAIAGRHVWLRRIVERWCVQAEEGLVQDGSGQLLAQIADLSADLPFSISGIRLCVSLADQPWPLEPEPVALETSPGTSPELPLSTMPKVTQKRWMGGLLVVAILVTAAGLMNTDDHQPQASLMQAASPKIDLATAPEVRQQLLKMLNERDLAQRVKLEMINGQVSLNGEVTQEQMALLSRMLVRFGEQFESPVPVMSRVREGSSQPPFKITQIVGGANGHVVLEGGQRLFLGDEVEGLRLVSIDNGRLIFDGRQRYEVRW; encoded by the coding sequence ATGTTTGAGTTGCGTGTGCTCAACGGTTCGCAACAGGGTGCGGCCTTGCCGCTGTTTGGCGAGCAATGGTGTATCGGTAGCAGTGCCGAGGCTGACCTGGTGCTTTATGACCCGGCGATTGCGGGCCGCCACGTGTGGTTGCGCCGAATAGTCGAGCGATGGTGCGTGCAGGCCGAGGAAGGGCTGGTGCAAGACGGCTCGGGGCAGTTGCTCGCGCAGATTGCCGACCTGTCTGCGGACCTGCCATTTTCCATCAGTGGTATTCGGCTCTGTGTGTCACTTGCCGATCAACCATGGCCGCTTGAGCCTGAACCCGTGGCGCTGGAGACGTCTCCTGGGACATCGCCGGAACTGCCATTGAGCACGATGCCGAAGGTGACACAAAAACGCTGGATGGGAGGGTTGCTGGTGGTCGCCATTCTGGTTACGGCAGCGGGCTTGATGAACACCGACGATCATCAGCCCCAAGCCTCGCTGATGCAGGCGGCCTCGCCAAAAATAGATCTGGCCACCGCCCCCGAAGTCCGCCAGCAGTTGCTCAAGATGCTTAACGAACGAGACCTGGCGCAGCGGGTCAAGTTGGAGATGATCAACGGGCAGGTTTCGCTCAATGGTGAGGTGACCCAGGAGCAGATGGCGCTGCTGTCGCGCATGCTCGTCCGGTTTGGCGAGCAGTTCGAGAGCCCGGTGCCGGTCATGAGCCGGGTGCGCGAGGGCAGCAGCCAGCCGCCATTCAAGATCACGCAGATCGTCGGCGGAGCGAATGGGCATGTAGTCCTGGAAGGTGGCCAGCGCTTGTTTCTGGGGGACGAGGTGGAGGGGTTGCGCCTGGTCTCCATTGACAACGGCCGGCTGATCTTCGACGGCCGGCAGCGCTATGAGGTGCGTTGGTGA
- a CDS encoding EscV/YscV/HrcV family type III secretion system export apparatus protein: MTALATANRVLLKVAQRAEVLGAVVVLAIVFMFIVPLPTWLVDILIALNICISCLLIVLALYLPGPLAFSSFPSILLLTTMFRLALSIATTRLILLEQDAGDIVEAFGNFVVGGNLAVGLVIFMILTIVNFLVITKGSERVAEVAARFSLDAMPGKQMSIDSDLRAGLIDGAQARDKREQLSRESQLFGAMDGAMKFVKGDAIAGLVIVMINLLGGFSTGMFQHGMSAADSMALYSVLTIGDGLIAQIPALLISLTAGMIITRVAPDARRGVTNMGAEIARQMTSEPKSWMIASVGMLAFAALPGMPTLVFIFIALVTGSLGYYLAQARKKQDMPEGQDTNAVAPQDNGDEDLRAFDPSRPYLLQFPTRLHGSRVVTELVQRIRQTRNGLVTNLGLTLPAFEIEFLPTLEDDELRFCVHEIPVLKATIGPWVAVAHAALTAQIEEGTRGQVSREEDEWTWLAPDHPLLDDELLERFTAQALILERMSRAMMLSGPQFLGVQESKSVLSWLESTQPELVQELQRIMPLSRFSSVLQRLASEGVPLRAVRLIVESLVEYGQHEREPEALADYARIALKAHIFHQHSEADGLHAWLLSPQAENTLREALRQTQTGVFFALDNDSSAVLIGLLKQAFPLRAKSKTVLLVAQDLRSPLRTLLLEEFNHVPVLSFAELGSASKVKVLGRFDLDGDGHLHEAVA; this comes from the coding sequence GTGACCGCGCTGGCGACCGCCAACCGCGTGCTGCTCAAAGTGGCGCAACGCGCCGAAGTGCTGGGCGCGGTAGTGGTCCTGGCCATCGTGTTCATGTTTATCGTGCCGCTGCCCACCTGGTTGGTGGACATTCTGATCGCGCTCAACATCTGCATTTCCTGCCTGTTGATCGTGCTGGCGCTGTATCTGCCGGGGCCGTTGGCCTTCTCGTCGTTCCCGTCGATCTTGTTGCTGACCACCATGTTCCGCCTGGCGCTGTCGATTGCTACCACGCGTTTGATCCTGCTGGAACAGGACGCCGGCGATATCGTCGAGGCGTTCGGTAATTTCGTGGTGGGCGGCAACCTGGCGGTGGGCCTGGTGATCTTCATGATCCTCACCATCGTCAACTTCCTGGTGATCACCAAGGGTTCGGAAAGGGTCGCGGAAGTGGCTGCGCGTTTCAGCCTGGACGCGATGCCCGGCAAGCAGATGTCCATCGACAGCGATTTGCGTGCCGGCTTGATCGACGGCGCGCAGGCACGAGACAAGCGCGAGCAGTTGTCCCGCGAGAGCCAGTTGTTCGGCGCCATGGATGGGGCGATGAAATTCGTCAAGGGCGATGCAATTGCCGGCTTGGTGATCGTGATGATCAACCTGCTGGGCGGCTTCTCCACCGGTATGTTCCAGCACGGCATGAGCGCCGCCGACTCCATGGCGTTGTACTCGGTATTGACCATCGGTGATGGCCTGATCGCACAGATTCCGGCGCTGCTGATCTCTTTGACCGCCGGCATGATCATCACCCGCGTCGCACCGGATGCTCGTCGGGGCGTTACTAACATGGGTGCTGAGATCGCCCGGCAAATGACCAGCGAACCCAAGAGCTGGATGATTGCCTCGGTGGGCATGCTGGCGTTCGCTGCGCTGCCGGGGATGCCTACGCTGGTGTTTATTTTCATTGCGCTGGTAACCGGTTCGCTGGGCTATTACCTGGCGCAGGCGCGTAAAAAACAGGACATGCCTGAAGGGCAGGACACCAACGCCGTGGCGCCGCAAGATAATGGCGATGAAGACCTGCGTGCCTTTGACCCTTCGCGACCTTACCTGCTGCAATTCCCTACACGGTTACACGGCAGTCGCGTCGTAACGGAGTTGGTGCAACGTATTCGCCAGACCCGCAACGGGCTGGTGACCAACCTGGGCTTGACCCTCCCGGCGTTTGAAATCGAGTTCTTGCCCACGCTTGAGGACGATGAATTGCGCTTTTGTGTGCATGAAATTCCGGTCCTCAAGGCGACGATCGGACCTTGGGTGGCGGTGGCGCATGCTGCCCTGACTGCGCAAATAGAAGAGGGCACTCGGGGGCAGGTATCACGGGAGGAAGACGAGTGGACCTGGTTGGCACCGGACCACCCCTTGCTTGATGACGAACTGCTAGAGCGGTTCACCGCGCAGGCCTTGATCCTTGAACGCATGAGCCGGGCGATGATGCTCAGCGGCCCGCAGTTTTTGGGCGTGCAGGAAAGCAAGTCGGTCCTCAGTTGGCTGGAGTCAACCCAGCCTGAGTTGGTGCAGGAGTTGCAGCGCATCATGCCGCTGTCGCGCTTTTCGTCTGTGCTGCAGCGCCTTGCAAGTGAGGGCGTGCCACTGCGTGCAGTGCGCTTGATTGTCGAGTCACTGGTCGAGTACGGCCAGCATGAGCGCGAGCCGGAAGCGCTGGCGGATTACGCCAGAATTGCCCTCAAGGCCCATATCTTTCACCAGCACAGCGAAGCCGATGGCTTGCATGCCTGGTTACTGTCACCCCAGGCCGAAAACACCCTGCGCGAAGCCTTGCGCCAGACCCAGACCGGGGTGTTCTTTGCTCTCGATAACGACAGCAGTGCGGTACTTATCGGCCTGCTCAAACAAGCTTTCCCCCTGCGTGCCAAAAGCAAGACTGTGCTGCTAGTGGCGCAGGACCTACGCAGCCCGTTGCGGACCCTTCTACTGGAAGAATTCAACCACGTACCTGTGTTGTCTTTTGCCGAGTTGGGCAGTGCTTCCAAAGTCAAAGTGCTGGGGCGTTTTGACTTGGACGGCGACGGCCACCTGCACGAGGCAGTGGCATGA